From the Drosophila sechellia strain sech25 chromosome X, ASM438219v1, whole genome shotgun sequence genome, the window CGCCAGCGGTGGCGGCACATCGACGGCGGCATCGCCATCGAATGTTGGCCAATCGGCCGGTTTAGCCGGCGGACGCGTTACCCGCCGGAGACGGCAACAGGCACATGGTGCTACCACGCTGGCGAGCGGCACGCCCCAGCAGCGTATGCGCATGCAGCGCCTGGAGACGCTGGCGCGCGCACGCCAGCTGGGCCAGGAGATCTCGCGCCGGAATGGCCTAATGGCCGAGGCCGGCACCGGCGGCTTCCTGCGCAGCGAGCTCCGGATGACGGCCAAGCTGCAGGCGGCGAACGATGCGCGCCGGGCGGCCGTGGAGCGACGCGAGCTGGCCGCCAAGCGCATCTCCTATGGCAACGATCAGTCGCGCCAGAATATCCAACGCATGCTCATCCACCGCCAGCGCAGGCATGAACAGCAGGAAGCGCTGGCGGCGACAGCAGCGGCAAAAGTAGAGGCGTCCAATTCCTCCCAGGTGTCCATTGAGCAGCGGGTGACCAGGCCGGTCACAAGGTATGTAAATCTTCTAGAGGTCGATTCTGCGGTCGTGTACACCttatacacatacacatacatataaccCTTCTGTTTGCCCTGCAGGCACAGGCATGGACACGGATACACGGACTACTGCCAACAGCAGGAACTGCTGGCGGTCACCAGTGAGCGGTCGACGGACCAGGGCGACCATGTGCAGATGGAGTGCGAGGGGCAGTCGGACACGGAGCACAGCTTCCATTCGAACGACTGTCTGGCGCAATCGATGGACGAGGATGTGGAgagcgaggaggaggagccggAGCGGCAGGCCTGCCTGCGGATGCTGCACAAGGGAAGATCGCATGGTCACTTCTCCTTCAGCTCGACGGGCACGCAGACCACTCGCACTAATCGCACCGCTGGCACCACTGGCACCATTGCCACATTGGACACATTGGCCACGGCAGCCACATCGCCGCTGGATATGCGTCAGGTGAAAAGCTCCATTGACTCCTATCGGGCTGTTGGTGGCGCCCAGTCGTCCACCATAGCCTCGCATCAGCCGAGTGGAACGGTGCCGCCGCCGCTGGACGATGAACTGCAGCTGGACTCGCAGTCCAATTCGAGCCGGTGGCACGAGGTCTCAATGATGCTGTCCTGGTTCCGTGCCGTTTCCGACATCCCAAGCGAGTGTGCCGATGCTCCGCCACCCGATGCGCCCGTGCCCAGCCACTGCAATTGCGATTCCCTTAGCAACGCGGACGACGTGCCGTCGCCAACTGGGTGCCGTCCACAGCGCATGTACGCCGAGCAGCCCAGTGATGCTGGCACGCAGGCGCAGGAGGAGCCCTTCTAGCCAGCCGACTGGCGGCGGACGCACTGCAGCACGGATGATGCCCAGCACAAATGTCTATTTGCTGGAAATTCGGTTTGGAAATCCATCCATTCAACCAAGTCTGCACCGTTTATTCGACCTCTTTTGGCTTAGAATGCCCGGCCCATCCTGTCCAGAAGTTGAGCACGCCCACTGCCAACGGCCCTCTTGGCTGGCAGCAGAAGCTATCAAAGCAACACAAATTAACCAACATTTTCGCAGCTTTATTtggtaaaaaaaattatgggcatattgatatatattggtcataaagaaaaagaaatgatGCAGTTCATCCCAGGGGTCGGTGCCAGGTTGTCTACATGGTTTCGTCATTCCTAAGTTTGTGAGGCTTCTCCTCCGGCTGCTGTGGCCCTTCCTCTTCTGCTCCTACTCttgctcctgctcccgctcccgctcctGGTGACCCTGGTTTTCCCACTCGATCGCCAGCCTGCGGACGCGGCGCCAGTGCTCCTGCTGGCTTCTATAGGTGAGCATCCAGTCGCTGAGGGCAGCGAAGAGGCGAACCTGAAATGGATTGAGCGGCTTGGGCACCTGGTAGTCCCTGTGGAACGACTCCGAATAGATGATCGAATCGAAGAAGCACTCGAAATTTTCATCGTGCAGCGGCATAATGCGCGACTCGAGCATCCCGAAGCTGGGCAGCAGTTCGCGCGCATAGCGCACCTTTCTGTTGTCATAGAAGTCCCTGATCCCAGCCAGACGCGCCTTGACAAGATCCTCGTTGATGGTGGGCGCAAACTTCGCGTCACGCGACAGTCGCATATAGAATATACCCTCATCGGCGTCCAGTTCGATGACATGGCCGTACATTAAGTTCTGGTACGTCATGCGTTGGAATGCGGTGATGCTCTTGAATGGCCAGTGGGCGGCCAATGGGAGCACGTGCGTCAGGGAGCCGCGATAAACCAGTGGCGGTACGCGCGCAAAGCTCAGCGGCAAGAATCTGAGATACCTGGGTGCCAATACGACCGATTGGGCATGGTCCACATAGTATATGTACACCCAGGCGGCATCCAAGGGCGCGGTGAGCAGCACACGACCACGTCGCCAGCCACTATCGCTGTAGGCGGCGCATATGAAGCCCTCCTTGTAGAAGAAGCTGGGCAACGCAGCGAGGTAGGTCTTGATCCTCGTAGTGCGGTAGAACAAGCTGTGCATTGAATACAATCAAAcagtcaatcaatcaatcaatcaatcagtaGTCAAGCGACCGGATCAAGCGATTTAACTTACTCCAGACCAGTGGTCATCTGGGCGACAGGACTCTTGGCGTACTGCGATGTCAAAATGTGGAACCAGAACTGAAAGGGAGTGTACACCTGcgccaaaacaaaaagggaAAGGAAAGGAACTCCCATTAAAAGGTATCTCTTGGCACTGGCCCAAAGCACACTCACACAGCTCAGGGAGATCGGGATGATGGAGCCGATCTTGCAGCCATCCTGGACACGCTGCGGCGGCAGCTTCCATTCCAACCCAACGGCATCTACGGGCATTTCGATCCTCATTTCCTCATCAATCTATGGAGTACGAAAATACAAAAGTTGCGCCTCAATCATTGCAAGCACGTAAATGCGGCGAGCCACACGAACTAACCTCATAGGATTCGGCAGACTCCCGGCGTAGCCCCCTGGCCATGCTACGCATCATTCTCGGATCGAGTCGATCGCTGTCGCTATGTCTGATGTTCAATGTCTGTGCTAGCAGTGGCTCCACTGCTGCTCGGCTCTTGGTGTAGCCCAGATCAATCGACGTCTCTGCTATCCAATCCTTCATGAAGTCAGCATTGCCCAAGTACAGGGGTTTGGCTCGGCTGCCCTTTGCCGGGCGCTCCACTGGCTCTCCATCGTCCACATCAGGCGGCACAAAGATGTAGCAAGGCATACGTTTGCTCATGCCGTCCATGAACATGCAGTTGTTGCATGGTACATCGCTCTTCGTGGCGTCCAAAACCATTCGTGGACTCTTATTGGAAGTTTGCATATGGCGGTACTAAAAGAGGTTATGGTGAATATGCTGAACATGCTGAACCATGGAACACACGAGAATACCAACATTTTGCAGTTTGCTGATCTGCTGGTCAGCCACAGCGGGCGGCTTGGAATCGGAAGTTTTCTCCTCAAAAGCCTTATTTTAAGGGTAAAAACATATTAGTAATTGCTAGAATACTAACAAACATGCATAAGATATAGAATTCGACGCACGTGTGCGTTTTTGAAATCTTTTTGCAAGTCACTCACATCGAGAAACTCTAGATTACGCCGCATTTTGGCAGCGGGCAGGCGCAAATCGAGTGCCAATTCCGTTTTTCCATTGATCTGCTGGGCCGGATTATCGGAATCGTTGGTTTTTTCCTCGAAAGCGATCTTTTAGGGgcaaaaatttattattatacatatgtaattCGAATTTACGCACATTTTCGGCAACTTTTAGCAAATCACTCAAATCGGCTAACAATTCATCATTCCGCAATTTGGCACTGGGGCTGCGCAAATCGAGTGGCAATTCATTGTTGTTCACTTTTTCCGAAATagttttcaataattttttcGAGCGCACATTttgaattaaatcatttttagctTCCATCTTGCTAAGCATCCTGATTGTAACTGTAATTTCAATGGTGGCTTTTTTTCCCATGTGGCATCGCCGCCGTCTAGCTAGCAGCTAGAGATGGCAAACGCGCCATCTGCGCTATCCACCACACCAATCGGTCATATGGGCCTATCGAACGTGTTATCGAGCCGTTTGTTTACGCACGTGttgtatttgatttaatttaattttaatttgtatttaaacgCACAGAGAGCAGGTAGCAAATGGACAGCGACGGTGACGACTACGTGATGAGCGGCTCCGAGCAGGAGCACGATGACGAGGAGCGCGAAATACTCGAGGATCTGCGCAAGCAGCGCAAAAAGCGACATGATCCCGTCCAGGAAGTGCTCGGCTTCAgtgatgacgacgacgaggaggagcaggaggatgtGGCGGAACTGATGCGCGACAGTGACATCGAGGGCGCCGAGGACGATGACCGCGATCTGCCCAACACCATGGACTGGGGCAGCAAACGGAGCACGTACTACAACACAGACTTTGTGGACCAGGACTACAGCAGCTACAATGcccaggaggaggagcaggcacgcgccgaggaggaggaggccaaAAAGATCCAGCTGCGCCTGGCCAAGCGCATGAGCGAGGCCGATTTCCAGCTGGACAATGTACAAGCGGCGCCCGCGGGCAGCAGTGACGACAACGAGCTGGGCCATATTACCAAAGTGACCAGCGATCTGGCCGGCCTGTCGGCACGCGAGCGACGACAGCTGTTGCACCGTGAGTCGCCGGAGTTCATCATTCTCACCCAGGATTTTCAGCAGCATCTGGACGAGATGAAGGACCTATTAAAACCGGTGCTCAACTACGTTCGCAAACACGATGTGCCCATGGTGCCGGCGCTGCAGTACGCCAGACTATGCCACACCGTGCTCACCACCTACTGCTCCAATGTGGCCTTCTATCTGCTGCTCAAGGCGCGCCGCATCGACGTCAAGGTCCATCCGGTGATTAAGCGGCTGGTGCAGCTGAAGGACCTGATCGAGGAGCTCAAGCCGCGCTACGAGGAATACATTCGACCGCAGCTGGAGGCGCTGCTGGAGAGGATTGAAGATGGCGATACATTCACCGTGCTCGATGTGGCACAGCGCAAGGCCAAGCTGCAGATACTCAACAAGTACAACGATGGGCAGCAGGCGTCAGCGAGCTCCGATGATGATTATGACGATGCTGACAGTAAGGAGAAGGATCTGGAAGAGGAGGCTggggaggaggaggcggaggaggaggaggatgcgCGACGCGGCATCACCTACCAGATGGCCAAGAACAAGGGCCTCACGCCGCACCGCAAGAAGGAGCTGCGCAATCCGCGCGTTAAGCATCGCGGCAAATACCGAAAGGCGCTCATCCGGCGCAAGGGAGCCGTGCGCACGGTGCGCAAGGAGCTGCAGCGCTACGGCGGCGAGATGTCCGGCATCAAGGCCGGCGTCACGAAGAGCGTCAAGTTCCGCACCTAGTTGTCATCCAATAAATCCGCCAGTTCATTACTTTAATCAGCTCGATGCGTGTATCACTTTATTTCGTTGCATCGTTGCACTTGAAACCCCCAACTCATCCAAGGACTCAACGGGTCACCGGGATTATATGCGAAACAAACATTTGTATTTACTTGGGTTCATCACTCACTGATGAAACCAGTTTATTAATCATTGTCTTACAACAGTTTTTTCTTTGTACAGTGTGTCCAACCTTTGGGTTCTGTTTAGGTCTCcttaaatcttaaaaaaattttaaggTTCTCCGTCTTACAAAGCTCCTTTCTGATCAGCCCTGTTGGTCATCTTCCCCCCTTTGTCTTACAAACTACAAATGGCCGCTGGCACCGGGCTCAGCCTCCAGCATTTATCGGCTAATCCTTGAGAAACATCTTGCGGAAGTCATCGTTTGATTTGTGCAGAGCAGCTGACATCTCCTCTTCTTTTTGCTCCTCTCCTTTCTGATCATCTCCCTTTTGTCATCTTCCCCCCCGTCTTACAAACTACAAATGGCCGCTGGCACCGGGCTCAGCCTCCAGCATTTATCGCCTAATCCTTGAGAAACATCTTGCGGAAGTCATCGTTTGACTTCGGCACAACAGCTGGCATCTCCTCTTCTTTTTGATCATCTCCCTTTTGCTCCTCTTCGTTTTGATCATCTCCCTTTTTCTCCTCTCCTTTTTGCTCCTCTTCGTTTTGATCATCTCCCTTTTGCTCCTCTCCATTAGCCTCGGGATTGGTGGCCACGTCGGCGGGTGCCGAAGTGGATGATGTGCCCCCCGGCTCGTCCAGTATCAAGCGCAACTTCTTGGCCCCCTCCTGGCGCACAACGGTCGTGGGTATAAGCGAGGTGGGCACACGTCGCTTGGTAGCCACACTTGGCTTGGCAGCTTGGGCGGATGAGCCCCTCGGCGGTGGGTTTGAAATGGCCACGGAGATCTGGAAGAGGAGTTGTAAAATgcatttggtttggtttgttcGGTCAAACAGTAAGGCACACATTCGCTCACATTCATGGACTGGAACAGGTAACCATCGCGTCCAGCCACAGCTCGTTGAGCCTCGCCCGGCTTCTCGAACTCAACGTATGCAATGCCCTTGAATTGCTTGTTTCTGGAGAGGATTAAATagattaaaatcaaatcagTAATTGAAATCTCGCACTCACAGCTTGTACACCAGGCGCACATCTATGATGGTACCGAAGGACGAGAAGAGATCGTACAGCTCCTTCTTGCTGCAACCGGAATACAGATTCCTCACAAAGATCTTGTTGATTTCCATGTTGGCT encodes:
- the LOC6612423 gene encoding uncharacterized protein LOC6612423, which translates into the protein MLSKMEAKNDLIQNVRSKKLLKTISEKVNNNELPLDLRSPSAKLRNDELLADLSDLLKVAENIAFEEKTNDSDNPAQQINGKTELALDLRLPAAKMRRNLEFLDAFEEKTSDSKPPAVADQQISKLQNYRHMQTSNKSPRMVLDATKSDVPCNNCMFMDGMSKRMPCYIFVPPDVDDGEPVERPAKGSRAKPLYLGNADFMKDWIAETSIDLGYTKSRAAVEPLLAQTLNIRHSDSDRLDPRMMRSMARGLRRESAESYEIDEEMRIEMPVDAVGLEWKLPPQRVQDGCKIGSIIPISLSCVYTPFQFWFHILTSQYAKSPVAQMTTGLDLFYRTTRIKTYLAALPSFFYKEGFICAAYSDSGWRRGRVLLTAPLDAAWVYIYYVDHAQSVVLAPRYLRFLPLSFARVPPLVYRGSLTHVLPLAAHWPFKSITAFQRMTYQNLMYGHVIELDADEGIFYMRLSRDAKFAPTINEDLVKARLAGIRDFYDNRKVRYARELLPSFGMLESRIMPLHDENFECFFDSIIYSESFHRDYQVPKPLNPFQVRLFAALSDWMLTYRSQQEHWRRVRRLAIEWENQGHQEREREQEQE
- the LOC6612422 gene encoding something about silencing protein 10, giving the protein MDSDGDDYVMSGSEQEHDDEEREILEDLRKQRKKRHDPVQEVLGFSDDDDEEEQEDVAELMRDSDIEGAEDDDRDLPNTMDWGSKRSTYYNTDFVDQDYSSYNAQEEEQARAEEEEAKKIQLRLAKRMSEADFQLDNVQAAPAGSSDDNELGHITKVTSDLAGLSARERRQLLHRESPEFIILTQDFQQHLDEMKDLLKPVLNYVRKHDVPMVPALQYARLCHTVLTTYCSNVAFYLLLKARRIDVKVHPVIKRLVQLKDLIEELKPRYEEYIRPQLEALLERIEDGDTFTVLDVAQRKAKLQILNKYNDGQQASASSDDDYDDADSKEKDLEEEAGEEEAEEEEDARRGITYQMAKNKGLTPHRKKELRNPRVKHRGKYRKALIRRKGAVRTVRKELQRYGGEMSGIKAGVTKSVKFRT
- the LOC6612424 gene encoding uncharacterized protein LOC6612424; its protein translation is MSYQIKSTPYFRRMFNESKKNGQLQRLRDEYERIQEFNDRTIEMKMRQVRLKRLFREIEVIKVAGGGATGGASGGGTSTAASPSNVGQSAGLAGGRVTRRRRQQAHGATTLASGTPQQRMRMQRLETLARARQLGQEISRRNGLMAEAGTGGFLRSELRMTAKLQAANDARRAAVERRELAAKRISYGNDQSRQNIQRMLIHRQRRHEQQEALAATAAAKVEASNSSQVSIEQRVTRPVTRHRHGHGYTDYCQQQELLAVTSERSTDQGDHVQMECEGQSDTEHSFHSNDCLAQSMDEDVESEEEEPERQACLRMLHKGRSHGHFSFSSTGTQTTRTNRTAGTTGTIATLDTLATAATSPLDMRQVKSSIDSYRAVGGAQSSTIASHQPSGTVPPPLDDELQLDSQSNSSRWHEVSMMLSWFRAVSDIPSECADAPPPDAPVPSHCNCDSLSNADDVPSPTGCRPQRMYAEQPSDAGTQAQEEPF